The following coding sequences are from one Candidatus Acidiferrales bacterium window:
- the mpl gene encoding UDP-N-acetylmuramate:L-alanyl-gamma-D-glutamyl-meso-diaminopimelate ligase, translating into MLGIGGAAMAPVAGMLKERGYTVTGSDTGVYPPASTLLASLGIRWNEGFRAENLRPTPDLVVVGNAISRGNPELEAVLDGRIPYWSMPQIIEELFLPGHTSIVIAGTHGKTTTTSMLAWIFHVAGRRPDFLIGGVVPNFGDRSYGLGGGEEFIIEGDEYDSAYFDKAPKFLHYHPDELILTSLEFDHADIYSDLAAIELQFERLVNLIPRRGKILVWGKAQNLVACTKKAFCPVETYGLSSEMDWHAGDIEWRDGMTHFRVVYHREEVARIRLPLVGRHNVMNAVACVALAFGRSVQCEAIEAALEKFHGVRRRLEIKGEANGVTIVEDFAHHPTAIRATIEAARARWPGRRIWVAFEPRSNTMRRRIFEGELAEALATSDCVVLGPVNRPHLLSDAERMDTQRVVAAIREQGKSAHSFRSAAEIAEFVGPQLAPGDLVLVMSNGSFDGLCAKLVEAIEKGLAAHKS; encoded by the coding sequence TTGCTCGGCATCGGCGGCGCGGCGATGGCACCAGTCGCCGGCATGCTGAAGGAACGTGGCTACACGGTGACGGGTTCCGATACGGGTGTATATCCGCCGGCGTCAACACTGCTCGCTTCCCTTGGGATCCGCTGGAATGAAGGCTTTCGCGCAGAAAATTTGCGGCCGACTCCTGACTTGGTTGTCGTTGGGAACGCGATCTCACGCGGCAACCCGGAACTCGAAGCAGTCCTCGACGGACGCATTCCATATTGGTCGATGCCGCAGATAATCGAAGAGCTTTTTTTGCCGGGGCACACGTCGATTGTGATCGCCGGCACGCACGGAAAGACCACAACGACTTCCATGCTTGCATGGATTTTTCACGTCGCGGGTCGGCGGCCGGATTTTTTGATCGGCGGCGTCGTACCCAATTTCGGGGATCGCAGCTACGGCCTTGGGGGCGGAGAGGAATTCATCATCGAAGGCGATGAATACGACTCAGCCTATTTTGACAAAGCTCCGAAATTTCTGCACTATCATCCCGACGAACTCATCCTGACGTCTCTGGAATTTGATCACGCGGATATCTACTCCGATCTCGCCGCGATTGAGTTGCAGTTCGAGCGGCTCGTGAATCTCATCCCCCGGCGCGGCAAGATTTTAGTTTGGGGCAAAGCTCAGAATCTAGTTGCGTGCACGAAAAAGGCTTTTTGCCCTGTAGAAACATACGGTTTGTCGTCCGAAATGGATTGGCATGCGGGCGATATTGAGTGGCGCGACGGGATGACTCATTTTCGCGTCGTCTACCATCGGGAGGAAGTTGCTCGAATTCGCCTACCGCTCGTTGGCCGTCATAATGTCATGAATGCCGTGGCGTGCGTGGCTCTGGCTTTTGGCCGCTCCGTGCAATGCGAAGCGATTGAAGCCGCGCTCGAGAAATTTCACGGCGTTCGCCGGCGGCTGGAGATCAAAGGCGAAGCGAATGGCGTGACGATCGTTGAAGATTTTGCGCACCACCCGACGGCCATTCGCGCGACAATCGAAGCTGCTCGTGCGCGCTGGCCAGGCCGCCGGATATGGGTAGCTTTTGAACCCAGATCGAACACCATGCGCCGCAGAATTTTCGAAGGTGAATTGGCCGAGGCGCTTGCAACATCAGACTGCGTTGTCCTCGGCCCCGTGAACCGTCCGCATCTGCTTTCCGATGCCGAGCGCATGGATACCCAGCGTGTCGTAGCTGCGATTCGAGAACAGGGGAAATCAGCGCATTCCTTCCGCTCCGCGGCAGAAATTGCCGAATTTGTTGGACCGCAGTTGGCGCCGGGCGATTTGGTTCTGGTGATGTCGAACGGCAGTTTCGACGGTCTCTGCGCAAAACTGGTTGAGGCGATCGAGAAAGGACTTGCGGCTCACAAATCGTGA
- a CDS encoding LD-carboxypeptidase, translating into MRIIAPASPVDETVLRKGCAELERLRYEPRWDPRVLARQGYFAGSAEERLAKLTLAFEENSSRAVFCARGGYGSGYLLDRIEPRRLKQPKALLGYSDVTLLQLFLWRKKRWVSFYGPMVASGFDKGADVAGGYDLASFQQALTQASRGWVLNLEGETLFFGRAEGTVLGGCLTLVAATLGTPWEIQTSGAILLLEDVAMKPYQVDRALVHLQQAGKFRGVRGILLGEFPECQVPPDGATVRDVCERILKPLGIPVVWGAPVGHTARAMLTIPLGVKARLVAQGSGRLDILEPACVGSSEEKNIRGKTPRRF; encoded by the coding sequence GTGCGTATTATTGCGCCGGCGAGTCCCGTGGACGAGACTGTATTACGCAAAGGATGCGCGGAGCTGGAGCGGCTAAGATACGAGCCGCGATGGGACCCGCGAGTATTGGCCCGTCAAGGATATTTCGCAGGTTCAGCGGAAGAGCGGCTGGCAAAGTTGACGCTGGCGTTTGAGGAAAATTCATCGCGGGCGGTTTTTTGCGCGCGCGGCGGATACGGATCGGGATATTTGCTGGATCGCATCGAGCCGCGAAGATTGAAGCAGCCAAAAGCACTGCTGGGCTATAGCGATGTCACGCTGTTGCAACTTTTCCTGTGGCGGAAGAAACGATGGGTGAGTTTCTATGGTCCTATGGTTGCTTCGGGTTTCGATAAAGGAGCGGACGTCGCTGGCGGTTATGATCTTGCTTCATTTCAGCAGGCTCTGACGCAAGCAAGTCGCGGCTGGGTGCTCAACCTGGAAGGCGAGACGCTGTTTTTTGGACGTGCCGAAGGTACGGTTCTTGGCGGATGCCTCACGCTCGTCGCGGCTACTTTGGGCACGCCGTGGGAAATTCAAACGTCTGGCGCGATACTTCTGCTGGAAGATGTCGCCATGAAGCCGTATCAGGTGGATCGCGCCTTGGTGCACTTGCAACAGGCGGGAAAATTCAGAGGCGTTCGGGGAATTTTGCTCGGGGAATTTCCGGAGTGTCAGGTGCCGCCGGACGGTGCGACCGTCCGCGACGTCTGCGAGCGCATCCTGAAGCCGCTTGGGATTCCTGTAGTTTGGGGCGCGCCTGTGGGTCACACGGCAAGAGCCATGCTGACGATTCCTCTTGGCGTTAAGGCGCGGCTTGTGGCGCAGGGCAGCGGCCGCCTGGACATACTGGAGCCAGCCTGCGTGGGCTCTTCGGAAGAAAAAAACATTCGAGGGAAAACGCCACGGCGCTTCTGA
- a CDS encoding PfkB family carbohydrate kinase: MSLLVVGSVAFDALQTPFGSTDRTLGGAATYFSLAASLMAPVRLVGVVGDDFSAADEATFRGRKIDLDGLERAPGKSFFWSGRYSDDLRTRQTVTTELNVFAAFEPKLPAAYQDSEYVFLGNIDPVLQRHVLAQMRRRPKLVALDTMNYWIAGSSEELAKTLRMIDALLINDEEASQLAGEHNILRAARRVMSMGPSAVIIKRGEYGAMLFQGDTIAAVPAYPLEKVYDPTGAGDSFAGGFMGYLASQGKSSYEFMRKAMVYGSVLGSFAVEKLGVERLRTLKRRDVENRARELVKMTHIRL, from the coding sequence ATGTCACTTCTCGTCGTGGGTTCAGTTGCATTCGACGCCTTGCAAACTCCTTTTGGAAGCACGGACCGCACGCTCGGCGGCGCCGCGACGTATTTTTCGCTGGCGGCATCCCTGATGGCGCCGGTCAGGTTAGTGGGTGTCGTGGGAGATGATTTCAGCGCGGCCGATGAAGCCACGTTTCGCGGCAGAAAAATCGACTTGGATGGCTTGGAGCGCGCCCCGGGAAAGAGTTTTTTCTGGTCGGGCCGGTATAGTGACGATTTAAGAACCCGCCAAACGGTGACGACAGAATTGAACGTTTTTGCGGCATTTGAGCCGAAGCTGCCAGCAGCTTATCAGGATTCAGAATATGTTTTTTTGGGGAACATTGATCCTGTGCTGCAACGGCACGTTCTTGCGCAGATGCGGCGCCGGCCAAAACTCGTGGCACTCGATACGATGAATTATTGGATTGCTGGCTCCTCCGAGGAGTTGGCAAAGACGCTCCGAATGATCGATGCCTTGTTGATTAACGACGAAGAAGCCTCCCAACTGGCGGGCGAACACAATATTCTCCGCGCAGCAAGGAGAGTGATGTCGATGGGCCCAAGCGCAGTGATCATCAAACGCGGGGAATACGGCGCGATGCTATTTCAAGGCGACACAATTGCGGCAGTCCCTGCCTATCCGCTCGAGAAGGTTTACGATCCCACGGGTGCGGGCGACAGTTTTGCCGGCGGCTTCATGGGATACCTCGCGAGTCAGGGAAAGAGCAGTTACGAGTTTATGCGCAAAGCGATGGTCTACGGGTCGGTTCTGGGAAGTTTCGCCGTCGAGAAGCTAGGAGTTGAGCGTTTGCGAACATTGAAGCGGCGAGATGTGGAAAACAGGGCGCGCGAACTCGTCAAAATGACGCACATTCGTCTGTAG
- the mtnP gene encoding S-methyl-5'-thioadenosine phosphorylase, translating into MAKGKKSPGKFAAKERATLGIIGGSGLYMMQGLSVVREARVKTPYGEPSDAFVLGDLEGRRVAFLARHGRGHRIMPSEINYRANIYAMKTLGVERILSVSAVGSLREDLHPLEFLIPDQFFDRTHRRIATFFGSGLVAHVGFDKPTCLELGKLLTAACERASVKVHAKGTYVCMEGPQFSTLAESHTYRHLKFDVIGMTNLTEAKLAREAEICYATVAMITDYDCWHPQHDTVSVPDIINNLNRNAENVQRVLREAIRSLPDARDCKCGSALAHALLTDRKLIPTATKRRLAPIIRKYIS; encoded by the coding sequence GTGGCAAAGGGAAAAAAGAGTCCTGGAAAATTCGCGGCAAAAGAGCGCGCCACGCTCGGCATCATTGGCGGGAGCGGTCTTTATATGATGCAAGGCCTTAGTGTCGTGCGGGAAGCGCGGGTGAAAACCCCGTACGGAGAGCCCTCGGATGCTTTTGTGCTCGGGGACTTGGAAGGGCGCCGCGTAGCATTTCTCGCGCGTCATGGACGCGGTCACCGCATCATGCCAAGTGAAATTAATTATCGTGCGAACATCTACGCAATGAAAACTCTTGGCGTCGAGCGCATTTTGTCGGTGAGCGCCGTGGGCTCCTTGCGGGAGGATTTGCATCCACTGGAATTCTTGATCCCGGATCAGTTTTTTGACCGCACGCATCGTCGCATCGCAACGTTCTTCGGCAGCGGGCTTGTCGCGCACGTGGGATTCGACAAGCCGACATGCCTCGAGCTGGGCAAATTGCTCACCGCTGCGTGTGAGAGAGCTAGTGTGAAGGTACACGCGAAGGGGACCTATGTATGCATGGAAGGGCCGCAGTTTTCGACTCTCGCCGAATCTCACACCTACAGGCATTTGAAATTCGATGTGATCGGCATGACCAATTTGACCGAGGCGAAGCTGGCGCGCGAGGCGGAAATCTGTTACGCAACCGTCGCGATGATCACCGATTATGACTGCTGGCATCCGCAGCACGACACAGTTTCCGTGCCGGACATCATCAACAATCTCAATCGAAATGCCGAGAATGTGCAGCGTGTCCTGCGCGAAGCGATCCGCAGCCTTCCCGATGCGCGAGATTGCAAGTGCGGATCAGCCCTGGCACACGCGCTGTTAACGGATCGTAAGCTGATCCCAACTGCAACAAAGCGGCGTCTCGCCCCGATCATCAGGAAATATATTTCCTGA
- a CDS encoding MBL fold metallo-hydrolase, with translation MRLGDLEFLVLTDGTLRLDGGAMFGVVPKTMWEKKIPGDERNRIVLGMNCLLIRVGGKTILVETGAGDKWDAKLRDIYALEGAPRLPEQLAQHGVKPGDVDFVINTHLHFDHCGWNTRIVDGKARPAFPNAQYIIQKGDFAHAKNPTLRDRASYLFENYLPVEEARQWNLLEGEKVIVPGVTVFPVPGHTPAMQCVKLEGGGKTAIFLADLVPTTAHLPMAWIMGFDLFPLTTLEEKQKWLPQIAKYGWLALFAHDTKVRAAYLRKNKDNYEAEPVSID, from the coding sequence TTGAGACTCGGCGACTTGGAATTTCTGGTGCTGACCGACGGCACCCTGCGGCTGGATGGTGGGGCCATGTTCGGGGTTGTGCCAAAAACGATGTGGGAGAAGAAAATTCCGGGCGACGAGCGAAATCGCATCGTGCTCGGAATGAATTGTCTCCTGATTCGCGTGGGCGGGAAGACAATCCTGGTGGAAACCGGCGCGGGAGACAAATGGGACGCGAAGTTGCGCGACATTTACGCACTCGAAGGCGCGCCGCGTTTGCCGGAGCAACTCGCGCAACATGGCGTCAAGCCCGGCGACGTGGATTTTGTCATCAACACGCACCTGCACTTCGATCATTGCGGATGGAACACGCGTATCGTTGATGGAAAAGCGCGCCCGGCGTTTCCGAATGCACAGTACATCATCCAGAAAGGCGATTTCGCGCACGCAAAGAACCCGACGCTGCGCGACCGCGCAAGCTACCTCTTCGAGAATTACCTCCCGGTGGAAGAGGCGCGGCAATGGAATCTGCTCGAAGGTGAAAAAGTGATTGTCCCTGGAGTGACTGTTTTTCCAGTGCCTGGCCATACGCCGGCGATGCAGTGCGTGAAGCTCGAGGGCGGCGGAAAGACGGCGATTTTTCTGGCGGACCTTGTGCCGACAACGGCACATTTGCCGATGGCATGGATCATGGGTTTTGATCTTTTTCCATTGACGACGCTTGAAGAAAAGCAGAAATGGCTGCCGCAGATTGCGAAATATGGCTGGCTCGCCTTATTCGCACACGATACGAAGGTGCGAGCGGCATACCTTCGCAAAAACAAAGACAATTACGAAGCCGAACCCGTTTCTATTGATTAG
- the meaB gene encoding methylmalonyl Co-A mutase-associated GTPase MeaB: MPAALPVQPMTQNIQELAKQVRAGDVRAISRAMTGIENRTRGAENLLRELFPYTGKSYCIGITGAPGTGKSTLVDRLAAYYRSQLQTVGVIAVDPSSPFTGGAILGDRIRMQGHASDSGVFIRSMATRGSLGGLSQATSDAALLLDAAGKQLVLIETVGVGQGEVEIARLADCTLVVLVPGMGDDVQNLKAGLMEIGDVFVLNKADREGADRFEQQLRAILQLIPERDGWRPPIVLTVATQNEGVAELARQIDRFREHFGGKAEKRAKEISLWKERLLNLLQEQLVRLALAHVSSENLLERLAAEVAERKRDPYSAVNEIMEKSASREKH; encoded by the coding sequence ATGCCTGCTGCGCTCCCGGTCCAGCCCATGACGCAGAACATTCAAGAGTTGGCAAAGCAAGTGCGCGCGGGCGACGTGCGCGCTATTTCGCGTGCGATGACGGGGATTGAGAACCGGACGCGGGGCGCGGAAAATCTTTTGCGCGAATTGTTTCCCTACACGGGCAAATCGTATTGCATCGGAATCACCGGTGCGCCGGGGACGGGCAAGAGCACTCTTGTCGATCGGCTGGCCGCATACTATCGATCGCAGCTTCAAACGGTTGGCGTAATCGCAGTCGATCCTTCGAGTCCATTCACGGGCGGGGCGATACTTGGCGACCGGATTCGAATGCAAGGGCATGCATCCGACAGCGGCGTTTTCATCCGGTCGATGGCTACGCGCGGCTCCCTTGGTGGATTATCGCAGGCGACAAGCGATGCAGCCTTGCTCCTCGATGCGGCCGGAAAGCAGTTGGTACTGATTGAGACGGTTGGCGTCGGTCAGGGGGAAGTCGAGATCGCACGCTTGGCCGATTGTACGTTGGTCGTTCTCGTTCCGGGGATGGGCGACGACGTACAGAACCTAAAGGCTGGCCTAATGGAAATCGGAGATGTATTTGTCCTGAACAAGGCCGATCGCGAGGGCGCCGATCGATTCGAGCAGCAGCTTCGTGCGATTCTTCAACTCATTCCAGAACGCGACGGTTGGAGGCCTCCAATTGTATTGACCGTTGCCACGCAAAACGAGGGAGTCGCGGAGCTGGCAAGGCAAATCGACCGCTTTCGTGAACATTTCGGCGGCAAAGCGGAAAAGAGAGCAAAGGAAATCTCCTTGTGGAAGGAACGCTTGCTCAATCTGTTGCAAGAGCAGTTGGTGCGGCTGGCTTTGGCGCACGTTTCAAGCGAAAACCTTTTGGAAAGGCTCGCAGCGGAAGTGGCGGAACGGAAGCGTGACCCGTATTCTGCGGTGAATGAAATTATGGAAAAATCTGCCTCGAGGGAGAAACATTGA
- a CDS encoding acyl-CoA dehydrogenase, translating to MDFSLTEEQQQLQRTVREFAEGEIAPHVMEWDEASHFPQEIIPQLGDMGLLGVIFPEKYGGAGLGYLEYSIVIEELARVDGSVGLIVAAHNSLCSNHIYKFGSENQKEKYLSQLTQGKKLGCWSLTEPGAGSDAGGTRTIAVKKDGGWILNGAKTFTTNGHYADVCVGMAVTAAEQKQHGISAFIVEKGTQGFHPGKKENKLGMRASDTSEVIFSDCRVSAENLLGKEGEGFINSLQILDGGRISIAALALGMAQGAYEAAVKYAKQRKQFGKAISEFQAIQFKLADMATEIEAARLLVWEAAYLADKSLRQGGGGTRFTRESSMAKLFAAEVAVRVANEAVQIFGGYGFVKDYPAEKYYRDVKLCTIGEGTSEIQRLVIARQLLGKG from the coding sequence GTGGATTTTTCACTAACTGAGGAACAGCAGCAGCTACAGCGCACCGTCCGCGAATTCGCGGAAGGCGAAATCGCGCCGCACGTGATGGAGTGGGACGAAGCTTCGCATTTCCCTCAGGAAATCATTCCGCAGCTCGGAGACATGGGGCTGCTCGGCGTTATCTTTCCGGAAAAATATGGCGGCGCGGGCCTGGGCTACCTTGAGTATTCGATTGTAATTGAGGAACTGGCGCGCGTGGATGGGTCCGTGGGTCTGATTGTCGCTGCCCACAATTCGCTGTGCTCCAATCACATTTACAAGTTCGGAAGCGAAAATCAAAAAGAAAAATACCTCTCGCAGCTCACGCAAGGCAAAAAACTGGGCTGCTGGTCGTTGACGGAGCCAGGCGCGGGCTCGGATGCCGGCGGGACGCGCACAATCGCGGTCAAGAAAGACGGTGGCTGGATACTGAACGGTGCGAAAACATTCACCACGAACGGCCACTATGCGGATGTGTGCGTGGGAATGGCTGTAACCGCCGCGGAGCAGAAGCAGCACGGTATTTCGGCCTTTATCGTGGAAAAAGGGACACAAGGATTTCATCCAGGGAAAAAGGAAAACAAGCTGGGAATGCGCGCGAGCGACACCTCGGAAGTGATTTTCAGCGACTGCCGCGTCTCGGCCGAAAATTTGCTGGGCAAAGAAGGCGAGGGTTTCATCAATAGCCTGCAAATCCTGGATGGTGGCAGAATTTCCATAGCGGCGCTGGCATTAGGTATGGCGCAAGGCGCGTATGAAGCGGCGGTGAAGTACGCGAAGCAGCGCAAGCAATTCGGCAAAGCAATTAGCGAGTTTCAGGCCATTCAATTCAAGCTCGCGGACATGGCTACGGAGATCGAGGCCGCGCGACTGCTCGTTTGGGAAGCAGCCTACTTGGCGGACAAATCACTGCGGCAGGGGGGCGGAGGAACAAGATTCACACGCGAATCGAGCATGGCCAAACTGTTTGCGGCGGAAGTGGCTGTACGCGTGGCCAACGAGGCGGTCCAAATTTTTGGCGGCTACGGTTTCGTGAAGGATTATCCGGCAGAAAAATACTACCGCGATGTGAAGCTCTGCACGATTGGCGAAGGCACGAGCGAAATTCAGCGCCTCGTGATTGCGCGGCAGCTTCTCGGAAAGGGCTAG
- the ltaE gene encoding low-specificity L-threonine aldolase, with translation MYDSKGPDERGKATVDLRSDTVTRPTPAMRRAMAEAEVGDDVYGEDPTVNHLQARAAEIFDREAALFVPSGSMGNLVAIKTWTQPGMEVICEQRAHVNQYELASMSAVAGCFPRAAFAQDGILTWPVVESLIRAKNPNYSQTGLVTLENTHNMAGGTLYPTQVVEEICDCAHEAGLRVHMDGARIFNASVALGKSVKELTRKCDSVMFCLSKGLGAPVGSMLVGSKEFIEKAHVNRKMLGGGMRQAGVLAAAGLVALEESPKNLHRDHENARRLAEGLARIAGIAVDPKKVVTNILIFDVGGTGRTGAEICRELGKRNVLCAATDKYLVRMVTHYDVDRAGMDRAIEILSEVCSAAVKTHA, from the coding sequence ATGTATGACTCCAAAGGACCAGACGAAAGGGGCAAAGCGACCGTTGACCTGCGCAGCGATACAGTGACGCGGCCTACGCCGGCCATGCGTCGTGCTATGGCGGAAGCGGAAGTGGGTGATGACGTTTACGGCGAGGACCCGACGGTCAACCATCTGCAAGCGCGTGCCGCAGAAATCTTTGATCGCGAGGCTGCACTCTTTGTGCCGAGCGGTTCCATGGGAAATCTCGTCGCGATAAAGACGTGGACACAGCCCGGGATGGAAGTGATTTGTGAGCAGCGCGCGCATGTGAATCAATACGAGCTGGCTTCTATGTCTGCCGTGGCGGGGTGCTTTCCGCGAGCGGCTTTCGCGCAGGATGGAATTTTGACCTGGCCTGTCGTCGAGTCACTGATTCGTGCCAAGAATCCGAACTATTCCCAAACCGGACTGGTTACGCTGGAAAACACGCACAATATGGCTGGTGGAACGCTCTACCCGACGCAAGTCGTCGAGGAAATTTGCGACTGCGCGCATGAGGCGGGGCTGCGTGTGCATATGGACGGTGCCAGGATTTTCAATGCCTCTGTTGCCTTGGGCAAAAGTGTTAAGGAACTAACCCGCAAGTGTGATTCGGTGATGTTCTGCTTGTCGAAGGGGCTTGGCGCGCCGGTAGGATCGATGCTCGTGGGCTCCAAAGAGTTCATTGAGAAAGCGCACGTGAATCGCAAGATGCTTGGCGGCGGAATGCGCCAGGCAGGCGTGCTCGCGGCAGCCGGACTGGTTGCGCTCGAGGAATCACCGAAAAACCTTCATCGAGACCATGAAAATGCACGGCGCTTGGCCGAGGGGCTGGCGAGGATTGCGGGCATCGCGGTTGACCCAAAGAAAGTTGTGACGAATATCCTGATCTTTGATGTGGGCGGGACCGGCAGGACAGGCGCGGAGATTTGCCGAGAACTTGGAAAGCGCAACGTACTTTGCGCAGCGACGGACAAATACTTGGTCCGCATGGTCACGCACTACGATGTGGACCGCGCGGGCATGGACCGCGCCATTGAAATATTGAGCGAGGTTTGCAGCGCCGCCGTCAAAACACACGCATAG
- the hemW gene encoding radical SAM family heme chaperone HemW — protein sequence MTTSSRLGIYVQVPFCQTKCTYCNFHTGAFSRGLYRPYVDAVCREICESRDLRDLTVDTVYLGGGTPSLLEPSDLARILGTIRLAYPHDLQEVTLEADPETIMSERAEAWLAAGINRISMGAQSFCDEELRAAGRMHRRADIHFANEICRGAGIENISMDLIAGLPHQTSASWKSSLDELIVLRPEHISIYLLEVDEASRLGREILAGGTRYGANAVPSDDEMASFYDEGCARLTAEGYEHYEISNWAQPARSSKHNLKYWRREPYIGFGAGAHSFDGKRRWANVHDPSAYTAAIKTGASVREQEETVTQKQALEEELFLGLRELKGVDLTRIEKQYGADLTARVTKLINNGLIERNSERIRLSPGKLTISNEAFVELLG from the coding sequence ATGACGACATCTTCCAGACTCGGAATCTATGTGCAGGTGCCCTTTTGCCAGACGAAATGCACCTACTGCAATTTCCACACGGGAGCCTTTTCACGCGGTTTGTACCGCCCATACGTAGACGCCGTCTGCCGTGAAATTTGCGAGTCTCGTGATTTGCGCGATCTGACCGTCGACACCGTGTATCTCGGCGGTGGGACTCCCAGCCTGCTCGAGCCGTCCGATCTAGCGCGAATTCTTGGCACGATTCGTTTGGCGTACCCGCATGACTTGCAGGAAGTCACGCTCGAAGCCGACCCGGAAACGATCATGTCTGAAAGGGCCGAAGCGTGGCTCGCCGCCGGCATTAATCGCATCAGCATGGGAGCACAGTCGTTTTGTGATGAGGAACTGCGCGCAGCCGGGCGGATGCACCGGCGAGCGGATATTCACTTCGCGAATGAGATATGCCGCGGCGCAGGAATCGAAAACATTAGCATGGATTTGATTGCGGGATTGCCGCATCAAACAAGCGCCAGCTGGAAATCGTCGCTGGATGAACTGATTGTGTTGCGCCCCGAGCACATATCGATTTATCTCTTGGAAGTGGACGAAGCGAGCAGGCTCGGAAGAGAAATCCTTGCGGGTGGGACGCGATATGGAGCGAACGCGGTGCCAAGCGACGATGAAATGGCATCTTTCTATGATGAAGGCTGCGCCAGGCTCACCGCGGAAGGATACGAGCATTACGAGATTTCAAATTGGGCGCAGCCAGCGCGCTCGTCGAAACACAATCTGAAATACTGGCGACGAGAGCCATACATTGGTTTCGGAGCGGGCGCGCATTCTTTTGATGGTAAACGGCGCTGGGCGAATGTTCACGACCCTTCGGCCTATACCGCGGCAATAAAGACCGGAGCATCGGTGCGCGAGCAGGAAGAGACGGTGACACAAAAACAGGCGCTCGAAGAAGAATTGTTTTTGGGACTCCGCGAGTTGAAGGGCGTTGACCTGACGCGCATCGAAAAGCAGTACGGTGCCGATCTGACTGCGCGTGTGACCAAATTGATCAATAATGGTTTGATTGAGCGCAACTCCGAGAGAATTCGCCTGAGCCCGGGGAAGCTCACGATCTCGAATGAAGCGTTTGTTGAATTGCTGGGGTAG
- a CDS encoding secondary thiamine-phosphate synthase enzyme YjbQ, producing MSEPVMKNDAEHARSSRTMTGTIGVQTSQHTQLKKITDEVESVVAESGCQSGVCYVYVPHTTAGVIVNEGDDPDVARDIGATLDRLVPTAGSYRHAEGNSDSHIKAAITGTTATIFIADGKLELGRWQGIFFCEFDGPRRREVRVKVVPDTTQ from the coding sequence TTGAGCGAGCCTGTGATGAAGAACGACGCCGAGCACGCCCGTTCCTCTCGAACGATGACGGGCACAATCGGCGTGCAGACGTCGCAGCACACGCAGCTCAAGAAGATTACAGATGAAGTCGAAAGTGTTGTCGCAGAGTCAGGCTGTCAAAGTGGCGTTTGTTACGTCTATGTCCCGCATACAACGGCGGGTGTGATCGTCAATGAAGGAGACGATCCGGATGTGGCCAGGGATATCGGTGCGACGCTAGACCGGCTTGTTCCGACGGCGGGTAGCTATCGTCACGCAGAAGGGAACTCAGATTCGCACATCAAGGCGGCCATTACCGGGACAACTGCGACCATCTTCATCGCGGATGGCAAACTTGAACTTGGCCGCTGGCAGGGAATTTTTTTTTGCGAATTTGATGGGCCGCGGCGGAGAGAAGTGCGCGTGAAAGTTGTACCGGATACAACGCAATGA